A window of the Scleropages formosus chromosome 5, fSclFor1.1, whole genome shotgun sequence genome harbors these coding sequences:
- the LOC108935922 gene encoding large neutral amino acids transporter small subunit 3-like, whose protein sequence is MKTSKMVPSASQAYRRRWWMAATAVVENLLFSAVLLGWASLLIMLKSEGFYSHLCSGEQVHANGSSNYEHKADEWLSCVEQEEMLNLGFTIGSFLLSAATLPLGILMDKYGPRPLRLVGSTCFAVSCAIVAITAYNPTALSPLIFLALSLNGFGGICLTFTSLTLPNMFGSLSSTIMSFMIGSYASSAVTFLGVKLIYDAGVSFRVIMWVWSGLACLVFLNCFLNWPAEPFLTPDDLRKKTKGESVTLDTMETENCLCNEVTAGDQVQNQKDQSSKQPCKAGADQQIPFRRSVCSPIFMWSLITMGITQLRLIFYMGAMNKMLEFQVTHGNSSEELLTEAKHKVDFYASIFGALQLLCLFTCPLIGYIMDWKMKECESDERVCKEQDRSPKKSAKIQKLSNTIRAFSFTNLLLFVFGITCMINNLPVQIISFILHTVVRGFIHSCCGGLYAAVYPPNHFGTLTGLQSTISAIFALLQQPLFMLMLGPLRGDPHWINLLLLISSLAGFLLPGYLFYHRWNLIQERRKTEKVADGCLDKESEALAHGKSNGVAY, encoded by the exons AAAATGGTGCCTTCTGCCAGCCAAGCCTACAGGAGGCGATGGTGGATGGCTGCAACCGCCGTCGTGGAGAATCTGCTCTTCTCTGCGGTCCTGCTGGGCTGGGCATCTCTGCTCATTATGCTGAAGAGTGAGGGATTTTATTCGCACCTATGTTCAG GGGAGCAGGTTCATGCTAATGGCAGCAGCAACTATGAACACAAGGCTGATGAGTGGCTCAGCTgtgtggagcaggaggagatgCTCAACCTGGGCTTCACCATCGGCTCCTTCCTGCTGAGCGCTGCCACCCTCCCCCTCGGAATCCTGATGGACAAGTATGGGCCCCGCCCCCTGCGTCTGGTGGGCAG CACATGTTTCGCCGTCTCCTGTGCCATCGTTGCCATTACTGCGTACAATCCCACGG CCCTGTCCCCGCTCATCTTCCTCGCCCTGTCTTTAAATGGCTTCGGAGGAATCTGTTTGACCTTCACTTCCCTCACG TTACCAAACATGTTTGGAAGTCTCAGCTCCACCATCATGTCCTTCATGATCGGCTCCTACGCCTCCTCCGCTGTCACGTTCCTGGGAGTCAAG CTGATTTATGATGCCGGTGTGTCTTTCCGGGTGATCATGTGGGTGTGGTCAGGACTGGCGTGTCTCGTCTTCCTGAACTGCTTCCTCAACTGGCCTGCGGAACCTTTCCTTACACCTGATGACCTGAG GAAGAAGACAAAGGGTGAGAGTGTGACCCTGGACACCATGGAGACAGAAAATTGCCTCTGCAATGAAGTGACCGCAGGGGACCAGGTTCAGAACCAGAAGGATCAGTCCTCCAAGCAGCCGTGCAAAGCTGGCGCCGACCAACAAA TCCCGTTCCGCAGGTCTGTCTGTTCCCCCATCTTCATGTGGAGCCTCATCACTATGGGCATAACGCAGCTGCGTCTCATCTTCTACATGGGGGCCATGAATAAGATGCTGGAGTTCCAGGTCACCCACGGCAACT CCTCAGAGGAACTGTTAACAGAAGCAAAACATAAAG TGGACTTCTACGCCTCCATTTTTGGCgctctgcagctgctctgtttGTTCACGTGCCCCCTCATCGGCTACATCATGGACTGGAAGATGAAGGAGTGCGAGTCAGATGAGAGGGTCTGCAAGGAGCAGGACAG ATCTCCGAAGAAAAGTGCAAAGATCCAGAAACTCAGCAACACAATAAGAGCCTTCAGCTTCACAAACCTGCTGCTGTTCGTCTTCGGCATCACCTGCATGATAAACAACCTGCCTGTACAG ATCATCTCCTTCATCCTGCACACAGTGGTGCGAGGCTTCATCCACTCTTGTTGCGGAGGCCTTTATGCTGCCGT GTACCCCCCGAACCACTTTGGGACGCTGACGGGGCTGCAGTCCACCATCAGCGCCATCTTTGCCCTCTTGCAGCAGCCACTCTTCATGCTCATGTTGGGACCCCTGAGGGGAGACCCTCACTGG ATCAATCTGCTGCTGCTCATTTCCTCACTGGCTGGATTCCTGTTGCCTGGGTACCTGTTTTATCACCGTTGGAACCTCATCCAagagaggaggaagacagaAAAGGTGGCAGATGGCTGTTTAGATAAGGAGAGTGAAGCTCTGGCCCACGGAAAAAGCAATGGTGTTGCATATTAA